The following proteins are encoded in a genomic region of Zea mays cultivar B73 chromosome 9, Zm-B73-REFERENCE-NAM-5.0, whole genome shotgun sequence:
- the LOC103640262 gene encoding probable protein phosphatase 2C 58 — protein sequence MLTLKENLFYQRPHSHFTRPNCGSTACVALIRNKQLFVANAGDSRCVISRNGQAYNLSRDHKPELEAERERIQSAGSFILMGHVNGNLNLSRAIGDMKFKQNKFLPPDKQILTANPDINIVELCDDDEFIVLACDGIWDCMSSQQLVDFIREHIDTVSTKQFNIICPFENCKHHLRIAFGLSLAIAHADVVLAICFLETE from the exons ATGCTAACTCTTAAAGA AAATTTATTTTATCAAAGACCACACTCTCATTTTACTAGGCCAAATTGTGGGAGTACAGCCTGTGTAGCTTTGATCAGAAATAAGCAACTCTTTGTGGCAAATGCTGGTGACTCCCGCTGTGTCATCTCAAGGAATGGTCAG GCATATAATTTGTCTAGAGACCATAAACCAGAGCTCgaggcagagagagagaggatacagAGTGCAGGTAGTTTCATTCTAATGGGGCATGTAAATGGAAATCTAAACTTGTCAAGAGCTATCG GAGACATGAAGTTCAAACAAAATAAGTTCTTGCCCCCCGATAAGCAAATCCTGACTGCGAACCCCGACATAAACATT GTCGAGCTATGTGATGACGACGAATTCATTGTTTTGGCATGCGATGGCATATG GGACTGCATGTCAAGCCAGCAGTTGGTCGATTTCATCCGCGAGCATATAGACACAGTAAGTACCAAGCAATTTAACATTATTTGCCCTTTTGAAAATTGTAAGCACCATCTTCGGATCGCCTTTGGGCTTTCTTTGGCAATTGCTCATGCTGATGTTGTCCTGGCCATATGCTTTCTAGAAACTGAATGA